One genomic segment of Rhizobium viscosum includes these proteins:
- the prfB gene encoding peptide chain release factor 2 (programmed frameshift) yields the protein MRAEIQNVVDETKQAITLLRRHLDWDQAVRRLDWLNNKAEDPNLWNDAQEAQKLMRERQQLDDGINGVKALEQQLSDNIELVELGEEEGDEGIVKEAEDALKGLQAEAARRQVEAMLSGEADGNDTYLEVHSGAGGTESQDWANMLLRMYTRWAERQRFKVELMEVHDGEEAGIKSATLLVKGHNAYGWLKTESGVHRLVRISPYDSNARRHTSFSSIWVYPVVDDSINIEINESDCRIDTYRSSGAGGQHVNTTDSAVRITHIPTGIVVACQQERSQHKNRAKAWEMLRARMYEAELKKREEAANAEAASKTDIGWGHQIRSYVLQPYQLVKDLRTGVASTAPDDVLDGDLNEFMEAALAHRISGAADAVVDDVD from the exons ATGCGAGCGGAAATCCAGAACGTAGTCGATGAAACCAAGCAGGCTATCACCCTGCTGAGGAGGCATCTT GACTGGGACCAGGCGGTAAGACGACTGGACTGGTTGAACAACAAGGCAGAGGACCCCAACCTCTGGAACGATGCGCAGGAAGCCCAGAAGCTGATGCGCGAGCGCCAGCAGCTCGATGACGGCATCAACGGCGTCAAGGCACTGGAGCAGCAGCTTTCCGACAATATCGAGCTTGTCGAACTCGGCGAGGAAGAAGGCGACGAGGGCATCGTCAAGGAAGCCGAAGACGCGCTGAAAGGCCTGCAGGCCGAGGCTGCCCGCAGGCAGGTCGAAGCCATGCTGTCGGGTGAAGCCGACGGCAACGACACCTATCTGGAAGTTCATTCCGGTGCCGGCGGTACGGAGAGCCAGGACTGGGCGAACATGCTTCTGCGCATGTACACCCGCTGGGCCGAGCGCCAGCGCTTCAAGGTCGAACTGATGGAAGTGCATGACGGCGAAGAAGCCGGCATCAAGTCCGCGACCCTGCTGGTCAAGGGCCACAATGCCTATGGCTGGCTGAAGACGGAATCAGGCGTGCATCGCCTCGTGCGCATCTCGCCCTATGACAGCAACGCGCGCCGCCATACATCCTTCTCGTCGATCTGGGTCTATCCGGTTGTTGACGACTCGATCAACATCGAGATCAACGAAAGCGATTGCCGCATCGATACCTACCGTTCGTCGGGCGCCGGCGGTCAGCACGTCAACACGACGGACTCGGCCGTGCGTATCACCCATATCCCGACCGGCATCGTCGTCGCCTGCCAGCAGGAACGCTCGCAGCACAAGAACCGCGCTAAGGCGTGGGAAATGTTGCGTGCCCGCATGTATGAAGCCGAGTTGAAGAAGCGCGAAGAGGCGGCCAACGCCGAAGCCGCTTCCAAGACGGATATCGGCTGGGGCCACCAGATCCGCTCCTACGTTCTGCAGCCCTACCAGCTCGTGAAGGACCTGCGTACCGGCGTTGCGAGCACTGCTCCCGATGACGTACTCGATGGCGACCTGAACGAGTTCATGGAAGCGGCACTTGCTCACCGCATCAGTGGCGCAGCCGATGCTGTCGTCGACGACGTCGACTGA
- a CDS encoding penicillin-binding protein 1A, producing MVRLLGYFFGIACVLFLGAAAVIAVYLANVAKDLPDYAVLNSYAPPVTTRVHAGNGALMAEYAKEKRLFLPIQAIPDRVKAAFLSAEDKNFYNHPGVDLTGLGRAILVNLQNFGSGRRPVGASTITQQVAKNFLLTSDQTIDRKIKEAILSFRIEQAYSKDKILELYLNEIFFGLNSYGIGSASLTYFNKSVTELTIAESAYLASLPKGPANYHPFRHPDAALERRNWVIDRMVENGYVSQSDGEDAKKQPLGVTARNSGPSLFASDYFAEAVRRQLIDQYGEKSLYEGGLSVRTSLDPQMQLFARKALQDGLTNYDERRGFHGPIKQISTSGDWGPSLAEVPALSDVPEWRLAVVLAVSSDSVDIGLQPPKDGGGKVAAERERGSIAAKDMQWAFRSAAGDRKTTKSPVGAVSAGDVVYVERLGGDNSTSYRLRQPPKVQGGLVAMDPKTGRVLAMVGGFSYAQSEFNRATQAMRQPGSSFKPFVYAAAMDNGYTPASVIMDAPIEIVSGGQVWKPENYGGEVGGPSTLRSGIENSRNLMTVRLANDLGMNIVAEYAERFGVYDKMPPLLAMSLGSGETTVLRMVSAYSVIANGGKQIKPTLVDRIQDRYGKTIFRHEERLCEGCNAGDWQNQEEPNIVDNREQVLDPMTSYQITSMMQGVIQRGTAAGKVDLSGRDVAGKTGTTNDEKDAWFVGFTPDLVAGLYLGFDTPAPLGRGGTGGVLSAPIFNEFMQAAVKDMPESKFVVPAGMNMIAINRKTGMAAVDGEPGTIIEAFKPGTGPADSFSVIGMDGTMAPEEILRTSPQANQAVQTNTPGLF from the coding sequence ATGGTTAGACTTCTTGGATATTTCTTCGGGATAGCATGCGTCCTGTTCCTGGGCGCTGCGGCTGTTATTGCCGTCTATCTTGCTAATGTCGCGAAGGATCTTCCTGACTATGCGGTGCTCAACAGCTATGCGCCGCCGGTTACCACCCGCGTTCACGCCGGTAACGGTGCGCTCATGGCCGAGTACGCCAAGGAAAAGCGCCTGTTCCTGCCGATCCAGGCTATCCCGGACCGCGTCAAGGCTGCTTTCCTTTCGGCCGAGGACAAGAATTTCTACAACCATCCCGGCGTCGATCTGACCGGCCTTGGCCGCGCCATCCTCGTCAATCTTCAGAATTTCGGCTCCGGCCGCCGCCCTGTCGGTGCATCGACGATCACCCAGCAGGTGGCGAAGAATTTTCTTCTGACCTCCGACCAGACGATCGACCGCAAGATCAAGGAAGCAATCCTGTCCTTCCGCATCGAGCAGGCCTACAGCAAGGACAAGATCCTCGAGCTTTATCTCAACGAGATCTTTTTCGGCCTGAACTCCTACGGCATCGGCAGCGCCTCGCTGACCTATTTCAACAAGTCGGTTACCGAGCTGACGATTGCTGAATCTGCTTATCTCGCATCGCTGCCGAAGGGCCCGGCCAACTACCATCCCTTCCGCCATCCGGACGCCGCGCTCGAACGCCGCAACTGGGTCATCGACCGCATGGTCGAGAACGGATACGTGAGCCAGAGCGACGGCGAGGATGCCAAGAAGCAGCCGCTCGGCGTCACCGCCCGCAACAGCGGACCGTCTCTTTTTGCTTCCGATTACTTCGCCGAGGCCGTCCGTCGCCAGCTCATCGATCAGTATGGTGAGAAGTCACTTTATGAAGGCGGCCTTTCGGTGCGCACCTCGCTCGATCCGCAGATGCAGCTCTTTGCGCGCAAGGCGCTGCAGGATGGCCTGACCAATTACGACGAGCGCCGTGGTTTCCACGGACCGATCAAGCAGATCAGCACGTCTGGCGACTGGGGTCCGTCGCTCGCCGAAGTACCCGCTCTCTCGGACGTGCCGGAATGGCGACTGGCGGTCGTGCTCGCCGTTTCCAGTGACAGCGTCGATATCGGCCTCCAGCCGCCCAAGGATGGAGGCGGCAAGGTCGCAGCCGAACGCGAGCGTGGTTCGATTGCAGCCAAGGACATGCAGTGGGCATTCCGCTCCGCCGCCGGCGACCGCAAGACGACGAAGTCGCCGGTCGGCGCCGTCTCGGCCGGAGATGTCGTCTACGTCGAGCGTCTCGGCGGCGACAATTCGACCTCCTATCGCTTGCGTCAGCCGCCGAAGGTACAGGGTGGTCTCGTCGCCATGGACCCGAAGACGGGCCGCGTTCTCGCCATGGTCGGGGGCTTCTCCTATGCCCAGTCGGAATTCAATCGCGCCACGCAGGCCATGCGCCAGCCGGGTTCCTCCTTCAAGCCCTTCGTTTACGCCGCTGCCATGGACAACGGCTATACGCCCGCCTCGGTCATCATGGACGCGCCGATCGAGATCGTTTCGGGCGGTCAGGTCTGGAAGCCGGAAAACTACGGCGGCGAAGTCGGCGGCCCCTCGACGCTGCGCTCCGGTATCGAGAATTCGCGCAACCTGATGACGGTGCGCCTCGCCAATGACCTCGGCATGAATATTGTTGCCGAATACGCTGAACGCTTCGGCGTCTACGACAAGATGCCGCCGCTGCTCGCCATGTCGCTCGGTTCGGGCGAAACGACGGTGCTGCGCATGGTTTCGGCATATTCAGTCATCGCTAACGGCGGCAAGCAGATCAAGCCGACGCTGGTTGACCGCATCCAGGACCGTTACGGCAAGACGATTTTCAGGCATGAGGAACGTCTCTGCGAAGGCTGCAATGCCGGCGACTGGCAGAACCAGGAAGAACCCAACATCGTCGACAACCGCGAGCAGGTTCTCGATCCGATGACCTCCTACCAGATCACCTCGATGATGCAGGGCGTCATCCAGCGCGGTACGGCTGCCGGCAAGGTCGATCTTTCGGGCCGTGACGTTGCTGGCAAGACCGGTACGACCAACGATGAAAAGGACGCCTGGTTCGTCGGCTTCACGCCGGACCTGGTTGCCGGCCTCTACCTGGGCTTCGATACGCCGGCCCCGCTTGGCCGCGGCGGTACAGGTGGCGTTCTCTCAGCGCCAATCTTCAATGAATTCATGCAGGCGGCCGTCAAGGACATGCCAGAATCCAAATTCGTGGTCCCGGCCGGCATGAACATGATCGCGATCAACCGCAAGACCGGCATGGCTGCTGTAGACGGCGAGCCGGGCACCATCATCGAAGCCTTCAAACCGGGCACTGGCCCGGCTGACAGTTTCTCCGTCATCGGCATGGACGGCACGATGGCGCCGGAAGAAATCCTGCGCACGTCGCCGCAAGCAAACCAGGCGGTCCAGACCAACACGCCCGGCCTGTTCTGA
- a CDS encoding N-acetylmuramoyl-L-alanine amidase, which translates to MFKRFRIAAELSAGRKLGFAAWLFAFAALCAVPGSAAGAKNPLLAYGARIVGDDARTRIVIDFDREPRFSVHYIANPERIVVDLPATAFGFPAKDLEARGLFKDIRYGAMDEGSARIVLTAARPVQLALAKVQTDESGNGHRLVLDAEMIDKQKFAELVKTQSWTDKTDAAEMTSAIPQPEKAAPGDFVIAIDAGHGGIDTGAIGVDTKTEEKQVTLAFAKALADRLNKEPGIKAFLTRDDDEFLSLSQRVLIARQNHAGLFISLHADTLKQKDIRGATVYTISDKASDKLAADLAERENLSDQIAGKETVAEPPEVADILLDLTRRETQAFSISLAESVLASFKDQVGTINNPHRHAGFRVLQAPDVPSILLELGFLSNVEDEKRLLDDVWRLKMADLLTDAVKRYRTSLMANGG; encoded by the coding sequence TTGTTTAAGAGGTTTCGGATCGCGGCGGAGTTGTCCGCAGGGCGAAAACTGGGTTTTGCGGCGTGGCTTTTCGCCTTCGCAGCGCTTTGCGCGGTTCCGGGCAGCGCAGCCGGTGCAAAGAACCCCTTGTTGGCTTACGGAGCGCGTATCGTCGGCGACGACGCCAGAACCCGTATCGTCATCGATTTCGACCGTGAGCCTCGTTTTTCCGTCCACTACATCGCCAATCCCGAGCGCATCGTCGTCGACCTGCCGGCAACGGCTTTCGGCTTTCCGGCCAAAGACCTTGAGGCGCGGGGCCTCTTCAAGGACATCCGTTATGGCGCCATGGACGAAGGAAGCGCCCGCATCGTGTTGACGGCGGCGCGCCCGGTTCAGCTCGCCCTTGCCAAGGTGCAGACGGATGAGAGCGGTAATGGCCACCGGCTGGTGCTCGATGCCGAGATGATCGACAAGCAGAAGTTCGCCGAACTTGTGAAGACCCAGTCTTGGACCGACAAGACGGATGCGGCTGAGATGACGAGTGCCATTCCCCAGCCGGAAAAGGCAGCACCCGGAGATTTCGTCATTGCCATCGATGCCGGCCATGGCGGTATCGACACAGGCGCCATCGGCGTCGATACGAAGACCGAGGAAAAGCAGGTGACGCTCGCCTTCGCCAAGGCGCTGGCCGATCGCCTGAACAAGGAGCCGGGCATCAAGGCCTTCCTGACGCGCGACGACGACGAATTCCTGTCGCTCTCGCAGCGGGTGCTGATCGCCCGGCAGAACCATGCCGGCCTCTTCATTTCCCTGCATGCCGATACGCTGAAGCAGAAAGATATTCGCGGCGCGACGGTTTACACGATTTCCGACAAAGCCTCGGACAAGCTCGCCGCCGATCTTGCCGAACGCGAAAACCTGTCGGACCAGATCGCCGGCAAGGAAACGGTCGCCGAGCCGCCTGAGGTCGCCGATATCCTTCTTGACCTGACGCGGCGAGAGACGCAGGCCTTTTCGATCTCGCTTGCCGAAAGCGTACTCGCTTCGTTCAAGGATCAGGTCGGCACGATCAACAATCCGCACCGTCACGCGGGCTTCCGTGTGCTGCAGGCGCCGGACGTCCCGTCTATCCTGCTCGAGCTCGGCTTCCTCTCCAATGTCGAGGACGAAAAGCGTCTGCTTGACGATGTCTGGCGGTTGAAGATGGCGGATCTCCTGACCGATGCGGTGAAACGGTACCGCACGAGCCTGATGGCAAACGGCGGCTAG
- a CDS encoding Rne/Rng family ribonuclease, whose product MADKMLIDASHEEETRVVVVRGNRIEEFDFESQHKKQIRGNIYLAKVTRVEPSLQAAFVDYGGNRHGFLAFAEIHPDYYQIPLADRQALLRAEAEEHRRDEDVEHVETAPLVDLSTQDQPDIGIVPVEQPEAIAAEEVAAPAEEAAPVAEEAPAKKPRARRSRKKAAEPVAEETAAPEASVADNDDEGSTGGEMAAMVETDSISEDVDVSKRRQDDDDDDDDHGEEEVIESVGAEDAMEEVPDRVQRKPRKQYRIQEVIKRRQILLVQVAKEERGNKGAALTTYLSLAGRYSVLMPNTARGGGISRKITNPQDRKRLKEIARMLEVPQGMGVILRTAGANRTKVEVKRDFEYLMRLWENVRTLTLASTAPCLVYEEGSLIKRSIRDLYNKDIGEIIVAGEEGYREAKDFMKMLMPSHAKVVQPYRDIHPIFSRSGIEAQLDRMLQPQVTLKSGGYLIMNQTEALVSIDVNSGRSTREHSIEDTALQTNLEAAEEIARQLRLRDLAGLIVIDFIDMEEKRNNRAVEKKLKECLKNDRARIQVGRISHFGLLEMSRQRIRASVLESTTQVCSHCGGTGHVRSQSSVALHVLRGVEEYLLKNTTHNITVRTTPDIALYLLNHKRQTIVDYEARFGVAIIIDADGSVGAQHFAIDRGEPVENPVKIESLFNFAAIPDDDDDDVVIEHDEEEDEELEEKPVAAERPAARAEGEGEGGRKRKRRRRRRGRNGGAEQQVAADAVSGEADDGDEVEDDGSEGDSDAAEAPAEARADSDDSQRRKRRRRGKRGGRRNRGDEGAETSAAAEDGEADEGDDRAGDEAPETEADVIEVIAAETVESQSAMAAIEGSESVAEEVKPARGRGRRKAAAPSPVEEPVIEVPVAEAPVVEAEPEAAEASADLATPAQEEAKPVRANRGSNISSSEPTVTSTRTEGAEAEGEGKPKKAGWWQRRGFF is encoded by the coding sequence ATGGCAGACAAAATGCTTATCGATGCGTCTCACGAGGAAGAGACGCGCGTCGTTGTCGTTCGCGGGAACCGCATAGAAGAATTTGACTTCGAGTCGCAGCACAAGAAGCAGATTCGCGGCAACATCTATCTTGCAAAAGTAACGAGGGTCGAACCCTCGCTGCAGGCCGCCTTCGTCGATTACGGCGGCAACCGGCACGGCTTCCTGGCCTTTGCCGAAATCCATCCCGACTATTACCAGATTCCGCTTGCCGACCGTCAGGCTCTGCTTCGCGCCGAAGCCGAGGAGCATCGCCGCGACGAGGACGTCGAGCATGTCGAGACCGCGCCGCTCGTCGATCTCTCCACGCAGGATCAGCCCGATATCGGCATCGTTCCGGTGGAACAGCCGGAGGCAATTGCTGCAGAAGAAGTAGCAGCACCCGCCGAAGAGGCCGCACCCGTCGCTGAAGAAGCGCCAGCCAAGAAGCCCCGCGCCCGCCGCAGCCGCAAGAAGGCAGCCGAGCCGGTTGCCGAAGAGACCGCCGCACCGGAAGCATCGGTCGCCGACAACGATGACGAAGGTTCGACCGGCGGCGAGATGGCCGCGATGGTCGAAACGGACTCCATTTCCGAGGATGTCGACGTTTCAAAGCGCCGTCAGGACGACGACGATGATGACGACGACCACGGCGAAGAGGAGGTTATCGAATCCGTCGGCGCCGAAGACGCGATGGAAGAGGTTCCGGACCGCGTGCAGCGCAAGCCGCGCAAGCAGTACCGCATCCAGGAAGTCATCAAGCGCCGCCAGATCCTGCTGGTACAGGTCGCCAAGGAAGAGCGCGGCAACAAGGGCGCTGCTCTCACCACCTATCTCTCGCTCGCAGGTCGCTACTCGGTTCTGATGCCGAACACGGCGCGCGGTGGCGGCATTTCCCGCAAGATCACCAACCCGCAGGACCGCAAGCGGCTGAAGGAAATCGCCCGCATGCTCGAGGTGCCGCAAGGCATGGGCGTGATCCTGCGCACGGCTGGCGCAAACCGCACCAAGGTCGAGGTTAAGCGCGACTTCGAATATCTGATGCGCCTGTGGGAAAACGTCCGCACGCTGACGCTCGCTTCCACCGCTCCCTGCCTCGTCTACGAAGAAGGCTCGCTCATCAAGCGTTCGATCCGCGACCTCTACAACAAGGATATCGGCGAGATCATCGTTGCCGGCGAAGAAGGCTATCGTGAAGCGAAAGACTTCATGAAGATGCTGATGCCGAGCCATGCCAAGGTGGTTCAGCCCTATCGCGACATCCACCCGATCTTCTCGCGTTCCGGCATCGAAGCACAGCTCGACCGCATGCTTCAGCCGCAGGTGACGCTGAAGTCCGGCGGCTATCTGATCATGAACCAGACGGAAGCGCTGGTTTCGATCGACGTCAACTCCGGCCGTTCGACCCGCGAGCACTCGATCGAGGATACGGCGCTCCAGACGAACCTCGAGGCGGCGGAAGAAATCGCCCGCCAGCTTCGCCTGCGCGACCTTGCCGGCCTTATCGTCATCGACTTCATCGACATGGAAGAGAAGCGCAACAACCGCGCTGTCGAGAAGAAGCTGAAGGAATGCCTGAAGAACGACCGCGCCCGCATCCAGGTTGGCCGCATCTCGCATTTCGGCCTTCTGGAAATGTCGCGCCAGCGCATCCGCGCTTCCGTTCTCGAATCGACGACGCAGGTCTGCTCGCATTGCGGCGGCACCGGCCATGTCCGTTCGCAGTCCTCCGTCGCCCTGCATGTGCTGCGCGGCGTCGAGGAATATCTGCTCAAGAACACCACGCACAATATCACCGTGCGCACGACGCCCGATATCGCGCTCTACCTGCTCAACCATAAGCGCCAGACGATCGTCGATTATGAAGCCCGCTTCGGCGTGGCGATCATCATCGATGCGGATGGCTCGGTCGGCGCGCAGCATTTCGCGATCGATCGCGGCGAGCCGGTCGAAAACCCGGTCAAGATCGAAAGCCTCTTCAACTTCGCAGCCATCCCCGATGACGATGACGACGATGTCGTCATCGAGCATGACGAGGAGGAAGACGAAGAGCTGGAAGAAAAGCCTGTTGCCGCCGAGCGTCCTGCTGCCCGTGCAGAGGGTGAAGGCGAAGGTGGACGCAAGCGCAAGCGCCGTCGCCGTCGTCGCGGTCGCAACGGTGGCGCCGAGCAGCAGGTTGCTGCCGACGCCGTTTCCGGCGAGGCCGATGACGGCGATGAGGTCGAGGACGACGGAAGCGAAGGTGATAGCGATGCCGCCGAGGCACCGGCCGAAGCCCGTGCCGACAGCGATGACTCCCAGCGCCGTAAGCGCCGCCGTCGTGGCAAGCGTGGCGGTCGCCGCAACCGTGGTGATGAAGGCGCTGAGACCAGTGCAGCCGCGGAAGACGGTGAGGCGGATGAAGGCGATGATAGAGCCGGCGACGAAGCGCCCGAAACGGAAGCAGACGTGATCGAAGTCATCGCGGCTGAAACCGTCGAGAGCCAGTCTGCGATGGCTGCGATCGAAGGCAGCGAAAGCGTAGCCGAGGAGGTCAAACCGGCCCGCGGCCGTGGTCGCCGCAAGGCCGCAGCACCCTCGCCCGTCGAAGAGCCCGTGATTGAAGTGCCCGTCGCTGAGGCGCCTGTCGTCGAGGCAGAACCGGAAGCGGCGGAAGCTTCTGCGGATCTCGCGACGCCGGCACAGGAAGAGGCAAAGCCTGTTCGCGCCAACCGCGGCTCCAATATCTCGTCCTCTGAACCGACGGTCACCTCCACCCGCACCGAGGGCGCGGAAGCCGAGGGCGAAGGCAAGCCGAAGAAGGCTGGCTGGTGGCAGCGTCGTGGCTTCTTCTGA
- a CDS encoding GNAT family N-acetyltransferase, with protein sequence MQVFRNARRDDLDQIYGISLATGDGGQNASHLYSDGRLVGHIYSAPYVVLNPETTFVAEDELGIAGYIVGAYDTVAFETRLEREWWPALRDQYADPSGDPSGWTADERRSFAIHHPHTMWAEIVEAYPAHIHMNLMPRLQGQGVGSRLLEHWISEARQAGVPGIHLGVNADNQGGLRFWSSRGFERLLPPLVPASEASVWFGRTL encoded by the coding sequence ATGCAGGTGTTTCGGAACGCACGGCGGGACGATCTCGATCAGATCTACGGCATTTCGCTTGCGACCGGCGATGGCGGTCAGAATGCGAGCCACCTCTACAGTGATGGCCGCCTGGTCGGCCATATCTATTCCGCGCCCTATGTCGTGCTCAACCCGGAAACGACCTTTGTGGCGGAGGATGAGCTGGGCATCGCCGGCTACATCGTCGGCGCCTACGATACCGTCGCCTTCGAAACGCGGCTTGAACGCGAATGGTGGCCCGCTCTGCGCGATCAATATGCCGATCCGTCCGGCGATCCCTCTGGATGGACGGCCGACGAGCGCCGCAGCTTTGCGATCCATCATCCGCACACCATGTGGGCCGAGATCGTCGAGGCTTATCCGGCCCATATCCACATGAACCTGATGCCACGCCTGCAGGGGCAGGGTGTTGGAAGCCGTCTTCTGGAGCATTGGATATCTGAAGCGCGTCAGGCAGGTGTGCCCGGCATTCACCTCGGCGTCAATGCCGACAACCAGGGTGGCCTGCGCTTCTGGTCTTCCCGTGGTTTCGAGCGCCTGCTCCCGCCACTCGTCCCGGCATCGGAAGCCTCCGTCTGGTTCGGCCGCACGCTCTAA
- a CDS encoding acyl-CoA dehydrogenase family protein, whose protein sequence is MTSANRTEDKLAELNQPSLWSGINAYRSDPLIVDLTATLPRTIREDLENMGRFVTSPEAQELARMANQGTPQLRTHGPRGERLDIVEFHPAWHALMRRSMASGLHSSVWDPQADTEAKDQAHHVRAARFYLTAQLESGHLCPLTMTSASVAALSASPAVQKDWAPKILSRKYDSSNRPAMQKSAVTIGMGMTEKQGGTDVRANKTAAEKVSEGIYRLSGHKWFMSAPMSDAFIMLAQTKEGMGCFLVPRLLEDGSANGLQFQRLKDKVGNRSNASSEVEFTDTFGFLLGGPDAGIRTILDMVTLTRLDCALASSGIMRASLAEAVHHTRGRSVFGKMLVNQPIMTRVLADMALDVAAATALSFRLADAFDKARGNAEDAAYARVMTPVAKYWCCKIAPSLIYEAMECIGGSGYIEERPIARHYREAPVNAIWEGSGNVMALDVLRVLNRGKDLFETVFAGFARDLGPAGKKTIDVLRAAIALCEQDEGAARLLVEQLALVAGAAELYRLGAGRIADAFIETRLAGGWRSTYGMLDSRFDASYIVDLLYPPAA, encoded by the coding sequence ATGACCTCCGCAAACCGGACTGAAGACAAACTCGCCGAACTCAACCAGCCGAGCCTCTGGTCGGGAATCAATGCCTATCGATCCGATCCGCTGATCGTCGATCTGACTGCCACGCTGCCGCGCACCATCCGTGAAGACCTTGAAAACATGGGCCGCTTCGTCACCTCGCCGGAAGCGCAGGAACTGGCGCGCATGGCAAACCAAGGCACGCCGCAGCTGCGCACCCATGGCCCGCGCGGCGAACGTCTTGATATCGTCGAATTCCACCCCGCCTGGCACGCGCTTATGCGCCGTTCCATGGCGTCCGGCTTGCATTCCTCCGTCTGGGATCCGCAGGCCGATACGGAGGCCAAGGATCAGGCCCACCATGTTCGCGCGGCCCGCTTCTATCTGACGGCGCAACTGGAATCCGGCCATCTTTGCCCGTTGACGATGACGAGCGCATCCGTTGCCGCTCTCTCGGCCTCGCCGGCCGTGCAGAAGGACTGGGCGCCGAAGATCCTGTCGCGCAAATATGATTCATCCAATCGTCCGGCCATGCAGAAGTCGGCCGTGACGATCGGCATGGGCATGACGGAAAAACAGGGCGGCACCGATGTCCGCGCCAACAAGACCGCTGCCGAAAAGGTCAGCGAAGGCATTTACCGGCTGTCCGGCCACAAGTGGTTCATGTCCGCGCCGATGAGCGACGCCTTCATCATGCTGGCACAGACCAAGGAGGGCATGGGCTGCTTCCTGGTGCCGCGCCTGCTCGAGGATGGTTCTGCCAATGGCCTGCAATTCCAGCGCCTGAAGGACAAAGTCGGCAACCGATCGAATGCTTCGTCCGAAGTGGAATTCACCGATACGTTCGGCTTCTTGCTCGGCGGTCCCGATGCCGGCATCCGCACCATTCTCGATATGGTGACGCTGACGCGGCTCGATTGTGCGCTCGCCTCTTCGGGCATTATGCGCGCATCGCTCGCCGAGGCCGTGCACCACACCCGCGGTCGCAGCGTTTTCGGAAAGATGCTGGTCAACCAGCCAATCATGACGCGCGTGCTCGCCGACATGGCGCTCGATGTTGCCGCCGCCACGGCTCTCTCCTTCCGCCTGGCCGATGCCTTCGACAAGGCGCGTGGCAATGCCGAAGACGCCGCCTATGCCCGCGTCATGACGCCGGTCGCCAAATACTGGTGCTGCAAGATCGCCCCGTCGCTGATCTACGAGGCGATGGAATGTATCGGCGGCAGCGGTTACATCGAAGAGCGCCCGATCGCCCGCCACTATCGCGAGGCGCCGGTCAATGCGATCTGGGAAGGGTCGGGCAACGTCATGGCGCTCGATGTGCTGCGTGTGCTGAACCGCGGCAAGGATCTGTTCGAGACGGTGTTTGCAGGTTTTGCGCGCGATCTGGGGCCGGCCGGAAAGAAGACGATCGACGTGCTGCGCGCCGCGATCGCGCTTTGCGAACAGGATGAGGGCGCTGCCCGCCTGCTCGTCGAGCAACTGGCGCTCGTTGCCGGTGCCGCCGAGCTCTACCGGCTCGGGGCAGGGCGCATTGCCGATGCTTTCATCGAGACCCGTCTGGCGGGCGGCTGGCGCTCGACTTACGGCATGCTCGATTCCCGTTTCGATGCGAGCTACATCGTCGATCTGCTTTACCCGCCAGCTGCCTGA
- a CDS encoding aspartate carbamoyltransferase catalytic subunit, protein MVFFPHRHLIGIKGLTEQDITYLLDKADEAVKISRQREKKTSTLRGLTQINLFFEASTRTQASFELAGKRLGADVMNMSVGNSSVKKGETLIDTAMTLNAMRPDVLIIRHSSAGAAALLAQKVSCSVVNAGDGQHEHPTQALLDALTIRRAKGRLSRIIVAICGDVLHSRVARSNILLLNAMGARVRVVAPATLLPAGIAEMGVEVFHSMKEGLKDADVVMMLRLQRERMSGAFVPSVREYYHFYGLDAETLKAAKEDALVMHPGPMNRGVEIASEVADGPQSVIAEQVEMGVAVRMAVMETLLVSQNQGPRTDGVGA, encoded by the coding sequence ATGGTCTTTTTCCCCCACCGCCACCTCATTGGCATCAAGGGCCTCACCGAGCAGGATATTACCTATCTTCTCGACAAGGCTGACGAAGCCGTCAAGATCAGCCGACAGAGAGAGAAGAAGACGTCGACCCTTCGGGGACTGACACAGATCAACCTCTTCTTCGAGGCATCGACACGGACGCAAGCCTCCTTCGAACTTGCCGGCAAGCGTCTCGGCGCCGACGTGATGAACATGTCGGTCGGCAATTCCTCGGTAAAGAAGGGCGAGACGCTGATCGACACGGCGATGACGCTGAACGCGATGCGGCCCGACGTCTTGATCATCCGCCACTCCAGCGCCGGCGCCGCGGCACTTCTAGCCCAGAAGGTCTCCTGCTCCGTCGTCAATGCCGGCGACGGCCAGCATGAACACCCGACGCAGGCGCTGCTCGACGCGCTGACGATCCGCCGCGCCAAGGGTCGGCTGTCGCGCATCATCGTGGCGATCTGCGGCGACGTCCTGCATTCGCGCGTCGCGCGCTCCAACATCCTTCTTCTGAACGCCATGGGCGCCAGGGTGCGCGTCGTCGCTCCTGCCACGCTGCTGCCGGCCGGCATTGCCGAAATGGGCGTCGAGGTCTTCCATTCGATGAAGGAAGGGCTGAAGGACGCGGATGTGGTGATGATGCTACGGCTGCAGCGTGAACGCATGTCCGGCGCCTTCGTGCCGTCGGTGCGCGAATATTACCATTTCTACGGCCTCGATGCGGAAACGCTGAAGGCGGCGAAGGAAGATGCGCTCGTCATGCATCCGGGGCCAATGAACCGCGGCGTGGAAATTGCCTCCGAAGTTGCTGACGGCCCGCAGAGCGTGATTGCGGAACAGGTGGAAATGGGGGTCGCGGTGCGCATGGCTGTCATGGAGACGCTGCTCGTTTCCCAGAATCAGGGACCCCGCACCGATGGAGTGGGCGCATGA